From Populus trichocarpa isolate Nisqually-1 chromosome 19, P.trichocarpa_v4.1, whole genome shotgun sequence, a single genomic window includes:
- the LOC112325764 gene encoding uncharacterized protein LOC112325764 — translation MGRLNVDIDDVVLEKAPKNAKYTSPTIQKEILHILTNKVRKKICEEVRDAKFCILVDEAKDASNKEQMAIVLRFVDIQGFVRERFFSIVHVSNTTSSTLKKEIFDVLARYNLHIFNMRGQGYDGASNMRGAWNGLQPLFLRDCPYVYYVHCFAHRQKLALVAAAGNEISIWLFFSKLTTIINLICASPKRHTELHYAQAIENAHIVATGERETGKGANQIGNLHQSGTTRWSSHFDSICSLIDMYGATIIVLESIVQEGSSNSIRGEAGGCLIVMKSFEFIFILYLMHKIMEITDLLCRALQQKSIDILNAMDLVSITKALLQILRDAGFDLLLTNVQFVVGRTGEEEEKEGVSGFSSSTGKHHLEPKDNFKSFKTDVIYKLAEKFYPEDFNEQEMYYLRSQLEHYQIDVIHHESFQNISTISKLCRALAETNKSQHYHLIDRLIRLILTLHVSTATTERAFSAMKHVKIMLRNKIKEEFLADSMMIYIERELVEDIDSDSIIDKFYSTKHRRSLSRGSMVVELVLAMWTALWFGGCRVGVISGILGFDLVGVLGRDWFGNEREDEAVDLKAGGGGVGDGVVVGWLVSVGDSEEGRVTVSVW, via the exons ATGGGGAGACTGAATGTTGACATTGATGATGTTGTCTTAGAAAAAGCTCCGAAAAATGCAAAGTATACCTCGCCGACTATTCAAAAAGAGATTTTGCACATTCTCACGAACAAAGTGAGGAAAAAGATTTGTGAAGAAGTTAGAGATGCaaagttttgtattttggttGACGAAGCCAAAGATGcatcaaataaagaacaaatggctattgttttgagatttgttgACATTCAGGGTTTTGTACGAGAGCGCTTTTTTAGTATTGTGCATGTTTCAAATACTACTTCTTCAacacttaaaaaagaaatttttgatgtGCTCGCTCGATATAACTTGCATATTTTCAATATGCGAGGTCAAGGGTACGATGGTGCTAGCAATATGCGTGGCGCATGGAATGGACTACAACCTCTATTTCTCAGAGATTGTCCTTATGTATATTATGTACATTGCTTTGCTCACCGACAAAAATTGGCATTAGTTGCAGCAGCTGGAAATGAgatttctatttggttatttttctcaaaattgacAACCATTATCAACCTTATTTGTGCTTCTCCCAAACGTCATACCGAGTTACATTATGCTCAGGCTATAGAAAATGCACATATAGTAGCTACTGGAGAACGTGAGACTGGTAAAGGGGCTAATCAAATTGGTAATTTACATCAAAGTGGAACTACTCGCTGGAGCTCTCATTTTGATTCTATTTGCAGCTTAATAGATATGTATGGTGCAACTATTATTGTGCTTGAAAGTATAGTTCAAGAAGGATCTTCTAATTCTATACGTGGAGAAGCTGGTGGTTGTTTGATTGTGatgaaatcttttgaatttatattcatcttatATTTGATGCATAAAATAATGGAGATTACTGATTTACTTTGTCGAGCTTTGCAGCAAAAATCTATTGACATCTTAAATGCAATGGATCTTGTATCAATTACTAAAGCATTGCTTCAAATTTTGAGAGATGCCGGATTTGATCTTCTCCTTACAAATGTGCAATTT GTTGTGGGGAGGACTggtgaggaggaggagaaggagggtGTGTCAGGGTTCTCAAGTTCCACTGGGAAGCATCATTTGG AACCTAAGGacaactttaaatcatttaaaactgATGTTATTTACAAGCTTGCTGAGAAATTTTATCCTGAAGATTTCAATGAACAAGAGATGTATTATTTGAGATCTCAGCTAGAGCATTATCAGATTGATGTGATTCATCATGAGAGCTTTCAGAATATATCTACCATTTCTAAATTATGTCGAGCATTAGCTGAAACAAATAAGTCGCAGcactatcatttgattgacaGGTTGATTCGTCTTATTTTGACTTTGCATGTTTCCACTGCCACTACAGAGCGGGCATTTTCAGCTatgaaacatgttaaaattatgcttcgcaataaaataaaagaggagtTCTTAGCAGATTCTATGATGATTTATATTGAACGAGAGCTTGTTGAAGATATTGATTCGGATTCGATCATAGATAAATTCTATTCTACAAAACATCGAAGG TCGCTGTCACGGGGGAGTATGGTGGTTGAGTTGGTGTTGGCCATGTGGACGGCGTTGTGGTTCGGTGGCTGTAGGGTTGGTGTAATTTCAGGTATACTGGGTTTCGACCTTGTTGGTGTTTTAGGTAGAGATTGGTTCGGAAATGAGAG GGAAGATGAGGCTGTTGATTTGAAGGCTGGAGGTGGGGGAGTTGGTGATGGAGTTGTTGTCGGGTGGCTGGTGTCAGTGGGTGATAGTGAAGAAGGGAGAGTCACTGTGTCAGTTTGGTAG